The sequence below is a genomic window from Venturia canescens isolate UGA chromosome 9, ASM1945775v1, whole genome shotgun sequence.
TTTGTTTGCCGATTTGAAGGAGGAAATTATTATATTCTTcataaatgtaaataaaaaaagaaaaacgaaagagtTTTACGACGTAGATCGTTGAAATTCCACGATTCAACTAAatggttggaaaaaaatgtaccatTTCGGACAACGCGTTACGATCGTTCTATATTATAGTAGAAATGTGTAAGTTACAttatcttttgtttttcttgtgATTGTGTTGTTATTGTAATTAAGTAAATAAATTTACCGTCGACGAGAAAGGGGAAGGAAATCATAGGATAAAAATTGTATAGAGAGAAAAATTACTGTTGTGGATAATAAGTCGTAACAACTATATTAATTATGATAATAAAAcatgttactttttttcatatttataacgTCTATTGATCATATTACTAAAACACAAGTAAAAAAAGTGCAGTCAAAACATTCCATAGTGATTTGGGAATTTGTCCTACAatcctttaaaaaaatttctggagaAGTCGACGCAAGATTGGCTGAATAAAATTCGGCAAGTACATAAAAAAAGCGCGTCGGTACAACGCTAAGTGAGTGTAAATTATCTCATCTTTCATCTACCTCACGACCAAACTCGTacatagaaaattatttacacACGTTTAAGATTCATTTGACATCGAGAGAAAGTATCATTTCtctgaaatattttgttgcacTTGAATCAAACCGGAGACAGCCAAAGATCCAATCGTCTATGGATTTTCAGCGTTCGTTCATCCGGAAATCAAATTCGTTGAGCAAAGggtaaaataatattaaatcgcgaataaacaaaatttaagATCGATCTTGAGATTTGTTCAAGTACTTTTGTCCACGGTATTTGCTTTGTTAatcgttaattttttaattagattCTCTATCATTTGGGCCTCTACGAGGCCGATAAATTTGTCGACTACAAGACCATTAGATACGGCTATTACAGCAGGTACAGCTTTGACTTCAAAAGTGTGAACCAGTTCAGGATTTTGCTCAACGTTTACTATTGCTAAATGCAAGTCAGTCATCGGCCCTATCAACTCCTCTAATTTTGGTGTCAATATTTTGCACGGATCACACCATTCAgcatgaaaattcacaatgaCCGGCACTGTACTGTTCATCACTTTATCAATGAATTCCGTGTTGTCGTTTatctcaaattttttgttgCTACGACTCAGCAACGATATCCCACGTGTCGTTATTCTCATTGTCTTTCTCAGGTGTCGCAACATTTTGAGTATGACAGATATTCTTCcaaaacgaaatttcacttTTCCTCGAACCCAGTCTGATCAGTGAATCCAATTATTTACTCTATGTGGTTTAACACTTTCTAACAATTCGTATTTTACATAACCCACAAATCCAGCAATCGATGAAATTACCAGCAATACCAAAAGTATTATTCTCCACACA
It includes:
- the LOC122415893 gene encoding thioredoxin, mitochondrial — its product is MLRHLRKTMRITTRGISLLSRSNKKFEINDNTEFIDKVMNSTVPVIVNFHAEWCDPCKILTPKLEELIGPMTDLHLAIVNVEQNPELVHTFEVKAVPAVIAVSNGLVVDKFIGLVEAQMIENLIKKLTINKANTVDKST